In the Deinococcus ficus genome, one interval contains:
- a CDS encoding HAMP domain-containing protein: MKYTVLIRQPVPEDARLDLEQQLADRFGLSAEQAQRLASRRSGRLMKPTGRTRAELLLGVFEKAGAGVTLEEVREETGLLNEPFEGLGATRAGASAVFGAETSLSATPGLGDAASTSAEWPAALGGSVTASPAASGVMVPDDADTGSTSADWPAMDIGQPGGLGAAASSAGTATAVLTADPFAARPGTPAPRPAPVAAAPIAEVPEVMPAPADVSDVWSDFTGALTIHDSGPKPEDAAAPAVVLAADEPAAEAVASTRPRRSLAQQVTISSLVPLALATGITMALLGLLLPNLQQQLIRQNAQAVAAAVGTSIDVTNQAAVNSQLDSLLGNSSVGFVRVELPDGTGFFRSRNAAMDSTLQTTVANFLKDSPDGEVLRFNLSPAAAYKEQLQRLEDVGAGETPQAETLRQQIADPANSRVDRDNYVVSRLGVFSNDQGQRLASNESEENGTLLYRVAVGVSNAQGQANLRNTLLLIFGVSLLALALGALLAQRTARRLTAPIERLVKAADAISMGDLSQPVRAERNDEIGDLSQALERMRLSLEAAMERLRRRKRG; this comes from the coding sequence ATGAAGTACACCGTCCTCATCCGCCAGCCCGTCCCGGAAGACGCCCGGCTGGACCTCGAACAACAGCTCGCGGACCGCTTCGGCCTGAGTGCCGAGCAGGCCCAGCGTCTCGCCAGCCGCCGCTCGGGCCGCCTGATGAAACCCACCGGCCGTACCCGCGCGGAACTGCTGCTGGGCGTGTTCGAGAAGGCCGGTGCCGGCGTCACCCTCGAGGAGGTCCGCGAGGAGACCGGGCTGCTCAACGAACCCTTCGAGGGCCTGGGCGCCACCCGCGCCGGGGCCAGCGCCGTGTTCGGTGCTGAGACCTCCCTCTCGGCCACGCCCGGCCTGGGGGACGCGGCCTCCACCTCCGCCGAGTGGCCCGCGGCCCTGGGCGGCAGTGTCACGGCCAGCCCGGCCGCCAGCGGCGTGATGGTGCCCGACGACGCCGACACCGGCAGCACGAGCGCCGACTGGCCGGCCATGGACATCGGCCAGCCGGGCGGGCTGGGCGCCGCAGCCAGCAGCGCCGGCACGGCCACGGCTGTGCTGACCGCCGATCCCTTCGCGGCCCGGCCCGGCACCCCGGCGCCCCGCCCGGCCCCGGTGGCCGCCGCGCCGATCGCCGAGGTGCCCGAGGTGATGCCCGCCCCGGCGGACGTGTCGGACGTCTGGTCGGACTTCACGGGCGCGCTGACCATTCACGATTCCGGACCGAAGCCCGAGGACGCCGCGGCGCCCGCCGTGGTGCTGGCCGCCGACGAACCCGCCGCGGAGGCGGTGGCCTCGACCCGGCCGCGGCGCAGCCTGGCGCAGCAGGTGACGATCAGCTCGCTGGTGCCGCTGGCCCTGGCGACCGGGATCACCATGGCGCTGCTGGGCCTGCTGCTGCCGAACCTGCAGCAGCAGCTGATCCGCCAGAACGCGCAGGCGGTGGCGGCGGCGGTGGGCACCAGTATCGACGTGACCAACCAGGCGGCCGTGAACTCGCAGCTGGACTCGCTGCTGGGGAACTCATCGGTGGGCTTCGTGCGCGTGGAACTGCCGGACGGCACGGGCTTTTTCCGCAGCCGCAACGCCGCGATGGACAGCACCCTGCAGACGACCGTGGCGAACTTCCTGAAAGACAGCCCGGACGGTGAGGTGCTGCGCTTCAACCTCAGCCCCGCCGCCGCGTACAAGGAGCAGCTGCAGCGCCTGGAGGACGTGGGCGCCGGCGAGACGCCGCAGGCCGAAACGCTCCGTCAGCAGATCGCCGACCCGGCGAACAGCCGCGTGGACCGCGACAACTACGTGGTGAGCCGCCTGGGCGTGTTCAGCAACGACCAGGGCCAGCGTCTGGCGAGCAACGAGAGCGAGGAGAACGGCACGCTGCTGTACCGCGTGGCGGTGGGCGTGTCGAACGCGCAGGGGCAGGCGAACCTGCGCAACACCCTGCTGCTGATCTTCGGCGTGTCGCTGCTGGCATTGGCGCTGGGGGCCCTGCTCGCGCAGCGCACCGCGCGCCGCCTGACCGCGCCGATCGAGCGTCTGGTGAAGGCCGCCGACGCGATCAGCATGGGCGACCTGAGCCAGCCGGTGCGCGCGGAGCGCAACGACGAGATCGGGGACCTGTCGCAGGCCCTGGAGCGCATGCGCCTGAGCCTCGAAGCGGCGATGGAACGCCTGCGCCGCCGCAAGCGCGGCTGA
- a CDS encoding VOC family protein yields the protein MSVKAPPTPGTATWYDLTTGRPDECRNFYGHLFGWTIPDSTGEHGGYVQIRKGGRNVAGFMSKDESMAGLPSTWTVYLASQDAHADAARIRDLGGQVLAEPMQVDQLGCMVVAADPTGDPFGLWQPLDFQGSELENEHGSMTWQEVLTRDAAKARAFYTDLFGLTSEPMPGPMTYHTLHVAPGTDVVAGIMQMDDAHWPDSVPPHWMPYFAVNDVQAAVTTAAEHGGAVQVTPFGSPYGTIAILADPDGATFSVIQLS from the coding sequence ATGTCCGTGAAAGCCCCGCCCACCCCCGGCACCGCCACCTGGTACGACCTCACCACCGGCCGCCCCGACGAGTGCCGCAACTTCTACGGGCACCTGTTCGGCTGGACCATTCCGGACTCCACCGGCGAACACGGCGGGTACGTGCAGATTAGAAAGGGCGGCCGGAACGTGGCCGGGTTCATGTCCAAGGACGAGAGCATGGCCGGCCTGCCCAGCACCTGGACGGTGTACCTCGCCAGCCAGGACGCCCACGCCGACGCCGCGCGCATCCGCGACCTGGGCGGACAGGTCCTGGCCGAGCCCATGCAGGTGGACCAGCTCGGCTGCATGGTGGTCGCCGCCGACCCCACCGGTGACCCCTTCGGCCTGTGGCAGCCCCTGGACTTCCAGGGCAGCGAACTGGAGAACGAGCACGGCAGCATGACCTGGCAGGAAGTCCTGACCCGCGACGCCGCGAAGGCCCGCGCCTTCTACACCGACCTGTTCGGCCTGACCAGCGAACCCATGCCCGGACCCATGACCTACCACACGCTACACGTGGCCCCGGGCACGGACGTGGTGGCCGGCATCATGCAGATGGACGACGCCCACTGGCCTGACTCGGTGCCGCCCCACTGGATGCCGTACTTCGCCGTGAACGACGTTCAGGCCGCCGTGACCACCGCCGCCGAGCACGGCGGCGCCGTGCAGGTGACGCCCTTCGGCTCGCCGTACGGCACCATCGCCATCCTCGCCGATCCGGACGGCGCCACCTTCAGCGTGATTCAGCTGTCCTGA
- the ruvB gene encoding Holliday junction branch migration DNA helicase RuvB encodes MTDPALNQDAALRPKTLTEYVGQAKLKDKLGVYLQAARGRREALDHTLLFGPPGLGKTTLAHIIAAELGVNIRVTSGPAIEKPGDLAAILTNSLEEGDVLFIDEIHRLGRVAEEHLYPAMEDFKLDIVLGQGPAARTIELPLPRFTLVGATTRPGLITAPMRSRFGIIEHLEYYTAEEIATNLLRDARLLGFGLEEEAALEIGARSRGTMRIAKRLLRRVRDYADVAGEPVIGLDRAHDALDKQGLDSAGLDDRDKKYLETLIHRFAGGPVGVDTLATAISEDALTLEDVYEPYLIQLGFIKRTPRGRVATAHAYDHLGLPVGGADGDLGMYVN; translated from the coding sequence ATGACCGACCCCGCCCTGAACCAGGACGCCGCGCTGCGCCCCAAGACCCTGACCGAGTACGTCGGGCAGGCGAAACTCAAGGACAAGCTCGGCGTGTACCTCCAGGCCGCGCGGGGCCGCCGCGAGGCCCTCGACCACACCCTGCTCTTCGGCCCGCCCGGACTGGGCAAGACCACCCTGGCGCACATCATCGCCGCTGAACTCGGCGTGAACATCCGCGTGACCAGCGGCCCCGCCATCGAGAAGCCCGGCGACCTCGCCGCCATCCTCACCAACAGCCTGGAAGAAGGCGACGTGCTGTTCATCGACGAGATCCACCGCCTCGGCCGCGTGGCCGAGGAACACCTCTACCCGGCCATGGAGGACTTCAAGCTCGACATCGTGCTCGGCCAGGGCCCTGCCGCGCGCACCATCGAACTGCCCCTGCCGCGCTTCACGCTGGTCGGCGCCACCACCCGCCCCGGCCTGATCACCGCGCCCATGCGCAGCCGCTTCGGGATCATCGAACACCTCGAGTACTACACCGCCGAGGAGATCGCCACCAACCTCCTGCGCGACGCGCGGCTGCTGGGCTTCGGGCTGGAAGAGGAAGCCGCCCTGGAAATCGGCGCGCGGTCACGCGGCACCATGCGTATTGCCAAGCGCCTCCTGCGGCGCGTGCGCGACTACGCGGACGTGGCCGGCGAACCCGTGATCGGCCTGGACCGCGCCCACGACGCCCTGGACAAACAGGGCCTGGACAGCGCCGGCCTGGACGACCGCGACAAGAAATACCTGGAAACCCTGATTCACCGCTTCGCCGGCGGCCCGGTCGGCGTGGACACCCTGGCGACCGCCATCAGCGAGGACGCTCTGACGCTGGAAGACGTGTACGAGCCTTACCTGATCCAGCTGGGCTTCATCAAGCGCACCCCCCGGGGCCGCGTGGCCACCGCGCACGCCTACGACCACCTGGGCCTGCCGGTGGGCGGTGCCGACGGCGACCTGGGCATGTACGTGAACTGA